The following proteins come from a genomic window of Metarhizium brunneum chromosome 2, complete sequence:
- the YPL109C gene encoding ABC1 family protein YPL109C: protein MRTGFILGRTCFRPLLRSQSSSVPLIRRVAFRLHHTRQIPWTGPGTKGYSARRVILQASTGVAALSAGAFIEISQTDNNGTEQTGEHRMLEVSREEMRKAVGDHETGLLRAAHKAVLFFDLYVWEPVCTGFRFLHLLAIFVPVIITVPAIWIGKRRPERDNERSGTLWWYQFLVKAMELAGPAFIKLGQWAASRTDIFPNEMCDTMSKLHSNAPAHSMHATRRTVSAAFGGREFDDIFDEFDEKPLGVGAIAQVYKAKLKPELAMSKGGMNGSEGYGGLSENVRRNVETVLKSSPKRVPSSYVAVKVLHPRVDRIVRRDLKIMHFFASILNAIPTIEWLSLPDEVAQFGEMMKLQLDLRIEAANLERFRRNFKDRTTASFPYPYTDFTTRNVLIEEFAQGIPLADFMENGGGVFQHDIADEGLDAFLRMLLLDNFVHADLHPGNIMVRFYQAAQPELRLRKKPDRNAHDQEADVTEKVLERLRPFRRRKNKAAWEAELAKIDAEGYRPQLIFIDTGLVTELNATNRANFLDLFRAVAEFDGYKAGHLMCERCRQPEAVLEKEVFALKMQHLVLSVKSRTLALGNVKIGDILQQVLSMVRNHHVRMEGDFVNVVISILLLEGIGRSLNPNVDLLSSSLPILRQLGAQSGATMAKSGDFSVILVWAGLEARKFLQASIEDVERCVKYDLLSPNV from the exons ATGAGGACCGGCTTCATCTTGGGCCGGACTTGTTTTCGGCCCTTGCTGCGTTCGCAGTCCAGCTCGGTTCCTCTTATACGCCGCGTCGCGTTCCGACTTCACCACACACGCCAAATACCATGGACGGGCCCGGGAACAAAGGGATATTCAGCGAGGAGGGTTATACTGCAAGCCTCGACCGGCGTGGCTGCGCTGAGTGCTGGGGCCTTTATAGAGATATCGCAAACGGACAACAATGGCACCGAACAAACGGGCGAACATCGAATGCTAGAGGTCTCCCGCGAGGAGATGCGAAAAGCTGTTGGCGACCACGAAACCGGACTGCTGAGAGCGGCGCACAAGGCTGTCCTCTTCTTTGACCTGTATGTGTGGGAGCCGGTCTGCACAGGCTTTCGCTTTCTGCACCTCCTCGCCATCTTTGTGCCCGTCATAATCACGGTTCCGGCAATTTGGATTGGGAAACGCCGCCCCGAGCGTGACAACGAACGAAGCGGCACGCTTTGGTGGTACCAGTTTTTAGTCAAGGCGATGGAACTTGCAGGCCCTGCCTTCATCAAGCTGGGACAATGGGCGGCATCCCGAACAGACATCTTTCCCAATGAGATGTGTGATACCATGTCGAAGCTTCACTCGAATGCGCCGGCACACTCCATGCACGCAACTCGCAGGACCGTCTCGGCAGCATTTGGCGGGCGCGAGTTTGACGACATCTTTGATGAATTCGACGAGAAGCCCCTGGGCGTGGGGGCCATTGCGCAAGtctacaaggccaagctcaagCCAGAGCTCGCCATGTCAAAGGGCGGCATGAACGGCTCCGAGGGATACGGCGGGCTATCAGAAAACGTCCGGCGCAACGTCGAAACCGTGCTCAAAAGCTCACCAAAGCGCGTCCCCTCATCGTACGTGGCCGTCAAAGTCCTCCACCCCCGAGTAGACAGAATAGTCCGCCGCGACCTGAAGATCATGCACTTCTTCGCATCCATCCTCAATGCCATCCCGACAATCGAATGGCTCTCGCTGCCCGACGAAGTAGCTCAGTTTGGCGAAATGATGAAGCTCCAGCTCGACTTGCGCATCGAAGCTGCCAACCTCGAGAGGTTCCGCCGCAACTTCAAAGACCGCACAACCGCCTCATTCCCCTACCCCTACACAGACTTCACCACGCGCAACGTGCTCATAGAGGAGTTCGCCCAGGGCATCCCGCTCGCCGACTTTATGGaaaacggcggcggcgttttCCAGCACGACATTGCCGACGAGggcctcgacgccttccTCCGCATGCTCCTCCTGGATAACTTTGTCCACGCAGACCTCCACCCGGGCAACATCATGGTGCGCTTCTACCAGGCCGCCCAGCCTGAGCTCCGCCTGCGCAAGAAGCCAGACCGCAACGCGCACGACCAGGAAGCGGACGTGACGGAAAAGGTCCTCGAGCGCCTCCGCCCCTTCAGACGCCGCAAGAACAAGGCCGCCTGGGAagccgagctggccaagatcGACGCAGAAGGGTACCGGCCGCagctcatcttcatcgacaCAGGCCTCGTCACCGAGCTCAACGCCACCAACCGCGCCAACTTCCTCGACCTCTTCCGGGCCGTCGCCGAATTCGACGGCTACAAGGCCGGCCACCTCATGTGCGAGCGCTGCCGCCAGCCCGAGGCCGTCCTGGAAAAGGAGGTGTTTGCCCTCAAGATGCAGCACCTCGTCCTCAGCGTCAAGTCGCGCACGCTGGCGCTGGGAAACGTCAAGATTGGCGATATCCTCCAGCAGGTCCTCTCCATGGTGCGCAACCACCACGTCCGTATGGAGGGCGACTTtgtcaacgtcgtcatcaGCATCCTCCTTCTCGAGGGCATCGGCCGCAGCTTGAACCCCAACGTCGACCTGCTGAGCAGCTCCTTGCCCATCCTGCGCCAGCTCGGTGCCCAGAGCGGCGCGACAATGGCCAAGAGCGGCGACTTCAGCGTCATCCTGGTCTGGGCGGGTCTCGAGGCGAGAAAGTTCCTGCAGGCGAGCATAGAAGAT GTTGAACGATGTGTCAAGTATGATTTGCTTTCACCGAATGTATAA